From Rutidosis leptorrhynchoides isolate AG116_Rl617_1_P2 chromosome 3, CSIRO_AGI_Rlap_v1, whole genome shotgun sequence, a single genomic window includes:
- the LOC139899500 gene encoding MACPF domain-containing protein CAD1-like isoform X1, with amino-acid sequence MEENAAALHTAKNSVQALGKGFDINFDTRLLYCKGVAGSKVVEIDEEHKRDLWVYDNLVVPNVSRDIENSQEPANRNSSGVCNYHEMVEYFNKRANLSGNVPLGSFNAAYSFTGSKHIDAAATKTLCMDGHFIPLAKFELTISSLVLQENVKRAVPTSWDPPALASFIETFGTHVITSVTIGGKDVIYVKQHLSSPLSTVEIKNYVQDIGNQRFTNTENLTDSGLLRYKEKGGDPSLFSSQGIYPQPTSGSSLGGKAKEDVTVIFRRRGGDDLEQSHTQWEKTVKYSPDVICMQFVPIISLLDGLPGKEHLTRAISVYLEYKPQIEELRYFLEFQVPRVWAPLQDRLPGHRRKEPVCPSLQFSMMGQKLYVSQDQISVGRKPVTGIRLCLEGSKNNRLSIHLQHLQSLPKVLRPYWDAHVAIGAPKWLGPEEQDSRWFEPVKWKNFSHVSSAPIESPEAFTVDSCGVHIVTGGQLGVWDFGSRNVLYMKLLYSRLPGCTVRRSLWDHSPNEKSTRSTGDSSSGSGSSNKLAKFVDTTEMSKGPADPPGHWVVTGGKLGVEKGKIVLRLKYSLLNY; translated from the exons ATGGAGGAAAATGCAGCAGCTTTACATACTGCTAAGAATTCGGTGCAGGCGTTGGGTAAGGGTTTTGATATAAATTTCGATACGAGGTTGTTATATTGTAAAGGAGTGGCAGGTTCAAAAGTTGTTGAGATTGATGAAGAACACAAAAGGGATCTTTGGGTATATGATAATTTGGTTGTGCCAAATGTATCAAGGGATATAGAAAATTCTCAAGAACCGGCTAATCGTAATAGTTCTGGAGTTTGCAATTATCATGAG ATGGTTGAGTATTTTAATAAGAGAGCTAACTTATCGGGAAACGTTCCTCTCGGTAGTTTTAATGCTGCGTATAGCTTTACGGGATCAAAACATATAGACGCTGCCGCCACCAAAACCCTTTGTATGGATGGTCATTTCATCCCACTTGCTAAATTTGAGCTCACAATATCCTCTTTAGTGTTGCAAGAAAATGTTAAACGAGCCGTCCCTACATCGTGGGACCCCCCAGCCTTAGCGAG TTTTATTGAGACTTTCGGGACTCACGTTATAACATCGGTTACAATTGGTGGTAAAGATGTTATATACGTTAAACAACACTTATCGTCCCCATTGTCGACTGTCGAGATAAAAAATTATGTTCAAGATATAGGAAACCAAAGGTTCACCAATACTGAAAACCTTACTGATTCGGGTCTTTTGAGATACAAGGAAAAG GGTGGTGATCCATCTTTGTTCAGTAGCCAAGGGATATACCCTCAACCCACAAGTGGATCCTCGCTTGGTGGAAAAGCAAAGGAA GATGTAACTGTTATATTCAGAAGAAGGGGTGGAGATGATTTGGAGCAAAGCCATACTCAATGGGAAAAAACCGTAAAATACTCCCCAGACGTAATCTGCATGCAATTTGTTCCTATTATCTCTCTTTTAGATGGATTACCTGGAAAGGAACATTTGACTCGGGCTATAAGCGTTTATCTTGAAT ACAAGCCTCAGATTGAAGAGCTGAGATATTTTCTCGAGTTCCAGGTGCCAAGAGTATGGGCCCCTTTACAAGATCGTCTTCCGGGCCATCGAAGAAAGGAACCAGTTTGTCCATCTTTACAATTTAGCATGATGGGCCAAAAGCTTTACGTTTCTCAAGATCAG ATATCAGTGGGACGAAAACCAGTGACGGGCATTCGATTATGCTTAGAAGGTTCAAAAAATAACCGATTAAGCATTCATCTACAACACTTGCAGTCCCTCCCTAAGGTCCTCCGTCCATATTGGGACGCACATGTAGCCATCGGTGCACCCAAGTGGTTAGGACCCGAGGAACAAGATAGCCGATGGTTCGAGCCAGTGAAGTGGAAAAACTTCTCTCATGTCAGCAGTGCACCAATCGAGAGCCCTGAGGCCTTTACTGTTGACTCGTGCGGGGTCCATATAGTCACTGGTGGCCAGCTCGGCGTATGGGATTTTGGATCAAGAAATGTACTTTACATGAAACTTTTATATTCCCGGTTGCCTGGTTGTACCGTTCGAAGATCTTTGTGGGACCACTCTCCAAATGAAAAGTCAACACGATCAACTGGTGATTCCAGCTCAGGTTCGGGAAGTAGTAATAAGTTGGCAAAATTTGTCGATACGACAGAGATGAGTAAGGGGCCCGCAGATCCACCGGGTCACTGGGTGGTTACCGGAGGTAAGCTTGGGGTTGAGAAAGGGAAGATTGTATTGAGACTCAAGTATTCTCTCCTAAACTATTGA
- the LOC139899500 gene encoding MACPF domain-containing protein CAD1-like isoform X2, producing the protein MEENAAALHTAKNSVQALGKGFDINFDTRLLYCKGVAGSKVVEIDEEHKRDLWVYDNLVVPNVSRDIENSQEPANRNSSGVCNYHEMVEYFNKRANLSGNVPLGSFNAAYSFTGSKHIDAAATKTLCMDGHFIPLAKFELTISSLVLQENVKRAVPTSWDPPALARVVIHLCSVAKGYTLNPQVDPRLVEKQRKYDVTVIFRRRGGDDLEQSHTQWEKTVKYSPDVICMQFVPIISLLDGLPGKEHLTRAISVYLEYKPQIEELRYFLEFQVPRVWAPLQDRLPGHRRKEPVCPSLQFSMMGQKLYVSQDQISVGRKPVTGIRLCLEGSKNNRLSIHLQHLQSLPKVLRPYWDAHVAIGAPKWLGPEEQDSRWFEPVKWKNFSHVSSAPIESPEAFTVDSCGVHIVTGGQLGVWDFGSRNVLYMKLLYSRLPGCTVRRSLWDHSPNEKSTRSTGDSSSGSGSSNKLAKFVDTTEMSKGPADPPGHWVVTGGKLGVEKGKIVLRLKYSLLNY; encoded by the exons ATGGAGGAAAATGCAGCAGCTTTACATACTGCTAAGAATTCGGTGCAGGCGTTGGGTAAGGGTTTTGATATAAATTTCGATACGAGGTTGTTATATTGTAAAGGAGTGGCAGGTTCAAAAGTTGTTGAGATTGATGAAGAACACAAAAGGGATCTTTGGGTATATGATAATTTGGTTGTGCCAAATGTATCAAGGGATATAGAAAATTCTCAAGAACCGGCTAATCGTAATAGTTCTGGAGTTTGCAATTATCATGAG ATGGTTGAGTATTTTAATAAGAGAGCTAACTTATCGGGAAACGTTCCTCTCGGTAGTTTTAATGCTGCGTATAGCTTTACGGGATCAAAACATATAGACGCTGCCGCCACCAAAACCCTTTGTATGGATGGTCATTTCATCCCACTTGCTAAATTTGAGCTCACAATATCCTCTTTAGTGTTGCAAGAAAATGTTAAACGAGCCGTCCCTACATCGTGGGACCCCCCAGCCTTAGCGAG GGTGGTGATCCATCTTTGTTCAGTAGCCAAGGGATATACCCTCAACCCACAAGTGGATCCTCGCTTGGTGGAAAAGCAAAGGAAGTAT GATGTAACTGTTATATTCAGAAGAAGGGGTGGAGATGATTTGGAGCAAAGCCATACTCAATGGGAAAAAACCGTAAAATACTCCCCAGACGTAATCTGCATGCAATTTGTTCCTATTATCTCTCTTTTAGATGGATTACCTGGAAAGGAACATTTGACTCGGGCTATAAGCGTTTATCTTGAAT ACAAGCCTCAGATTGAAGAGCTGAGATATTTTCTCGAGTTCCAGGTGCCAAGAGTATGGGCCCCTTTACAAGATCGTCTTCCGGGCCATCGAAGAAAGGAACCAGTTTGTCCATCTTTACAATTTAGCATGATGGGCCAAAAGCTTTACGTTTCTCAAGATCAG ATATCAGTGGGACGAAAACCAGTGACGGGCATTCGATTATGCTTAGAAGGTTCAAAAAATAACCGATTAAGCATTCATCTACAACACTTGCAGTCCCTCCCTAAGGTCCTCCGTCCATATTGGGACGCACATGTAGCCATCGGTGCACCCAAGTGGTTAGGACCCGAGGAACAAGATAGCCGATGGTTCGAGCCAGTGAAGTGGAAAAACTTCTCTCATGTCAGCAGTGCACCAATCGAGAGCCCTGAGGCCTTTACTGTTGACTCGTGCGGGGTCCATATAGTCACTGGTGGCCAGCTCGGCGTATGGGATTTTGGATCAAGAAATGTACTTTACATGAAACTTTTATATTCCCGGTTGCCTGGTTGTACCGTTCGAAGATCTTTGTGGGACCACTCTCCAAATGAAAAGTCAACACGATCAACTGGTGATTCCAGCTCAGGTTCGGGAAGTAGTAATAAGTTGGCAAAATTTGTCGATACGACAGAGATGAGTAAGGGGCCCGCAGATCCACCGGGTCACTGGGTGGTTACCGGAGGTAAGCTTGGGGTTGAGAAAGGGAAGATTGTATTGAGACTCAAGTATTCTCTCCTAAACTATTGA